Proteins from one Bacteroides mediterraneensis genomic window:
- the hisIE gene encoding bifunctional phosphoribosyl-AMP cyclohydrolase/phosphoribosyl-ATP diphosphatase HisIE: MELDFEKMNGLIPAIIQDNYTQKVLMLGFMNKEAYEKTVETGKVTFFSRTKNHLWTKGEQSGNFLHVVSIKADCDNDTLLIMVHPDGPVCHTGTDTCWGEKNEQDIMFLKELQDFIDRRRQEMPDKSYTTSLFNSGVNKMAQKVGEEAVETVIEACNGTDERLIYEGADLLYHLIVLLTYKGYRIEDLARELKERHSANWKKH; encoded by the coding sequence ATGGAACTGGATTTCGAGAAAATGAATGGCCTGATTCCGGCCATCATCCAAGATAACTACACACAGAAAGTGTTGATGCTGGGCTTCATGAACAAGGAAGCCTACGAGAAGACCGTGGAAACGGGAAAGGTGACTTTCTTCAGCCGTACGAAAAACCACTTGTGGACCAAAGGTGAACAGAGCGGCAACTTCCTGCACGTGGTATCCATTAAGGCAGACTGCGACAACGACACCTTGCTCATCATGGTACACCCGGACGGCCCTGTCTGTCATACAGGCACCGACACTTGCTGGGGTGAAAAGAACGAGCAGGACATCATGTTCCTGAAGGAACTGCAGGATTTCATTGACCGACGCCGCCAGGAGATGCCGGATAAATCCTACACGACCAGCCTGTTCAATTCGGGCGTCAACAAGATGGCGCAGAAAGTGGGCGAAGAAGCAGTGGAAACGGTCATTGAGGCCTGCAACGGTACCGACGAACGGTTGATTTACGAGGGAGCCGACCTGCTGTACCACCTGATTGTATTGCTCACCTACAAGGGATACCGCATTGAAGACTTGGCCCGTGAACTGAAAGAACGCCACAGCGCGAACTGGAAAAAACATTAA
- the hisF gene encoding imidazole glycerol phosphate synthase subunit HisF, with protein MLAKRIIPCLDIKDGQTVKGTNFVNLRQAGDPVELGKAYSEQGADELVYLDITASHEGRKTFTELVKRISAEINIPFTVGGGIHELSDVERLLNAGADKVSINSSALRNPQLIDDIALHFGSQVCVVAIDARQTPQGWKCYLNGGRLETDRFLMEWAEEANRRGAGEILFTSMDHDGVKEGYANEALAELAERLTIPVIASGGAGKKEHFRDAFTLGKANAALAASVFHFGEIRIPELKGYLCKEGVTVRR; from the coding sequence ATGTTAGCAAAGAGAATCATACCTTGTCTGGACATCAAGGACGGACAGACAGTGAAGGGAACCAACTTCGTCAACCTGCGGCAGGCCGGCGACCCGGTAGAACTGGGAAAGGCATACAGCGAACAAGGGGCGGACGAGCTGGTATACCTGGACATTACGGCCAGCCACGAGGGCCGGAAAACATTTACGGAACTGGTGAAACGCATCTCGGCGGAAATCAATATCCCGTTTACGGTGGGAGGCGGCATCCATGAACTGAGCGACGTGGAACGGCTTCTGAACGCCGGAGCGGACAAGGTGTCCATCAACTCCTCTGCCCTCCGCAACCCGCAACTCATTGATGACATTGCTCTCCATTTCGGCTCACAGGTATGCGTGGTGGCCATCGATGCACGCCAGACTCCGCAGGGGTGGAAATGTTACCTCAACGGAGGACGGCTGGAGACCGACCGTTTCCTGATGGAATGGGCGGAAGAGGCCAACCGCCGGGGCGCAGGAGAAATCCTGTTCACGAGCATGGACCACGACGGAGTGAAGGAAGGCTATGCCAATGAGGCACTGGCTGAACTGGCTGAACGACTGACCATCCCGGTCATCGCTTCGGGAGGCGCCGGAAAGAAAGAACACTTCCGCGATGCGTTTACGCTGGGAAAAGCCAACGCCGCACTCGCTGCCAGCGTTTTTCACTTCGGAGAGATACGGATTCCCGAATTAAAAGGTTACCTTTGCAAAGAAGGCGTCACCGTGCGCAGATAA
- the hisA gene encoding 1-(5-phosphoribosyl)-5-[(5-phosphoribosylamino)methylideneamino]imidazole-4-carboxamide isomerase — MIELIPAIDVIDGKCVRLSQGDYQSKKVYNENPVEVAKMFEAHGIRRLHVVDLDGAASKHIVNYKVLEALAGQTSLVIDFGGGIKSDEDLHIAFESGAQMVTLGSIAVKEPDTFGRWMEVYGSERIILGADAKDGKIAVNGWLECSRMELMPFLDEYIRKGVTKVLCTDISRDGMLNGPSIHLYKEIIQAYPDLHLIASGGISGMKDIEALEEAGIPAVVFGKAFYEGRITLQDLKAFLP; from the coding sequence ATGATAGAACTTATTCCTGCCATCGATGTCATCGACGGCAAATGCGTACGACTTTCACAAGGAGACTACCAGTCGAAAAAAGTATACAACGAGAATCCGGTGGAAGTGGCCAAAATGTTTGAGGCACACGGCATCCGTCGGCTACACGTGGTAGACCTGGACGGAGCGGCTTCCAAACACATCGTAAATTACAAGGTACTGGAGGCGCTGGCCGGACAGACTTCACTGGTCATCGACTTCGGTGGAGGTATCAAAAGTGATGAAGACTTGCACATTGCTTTCGAGAGCGGGGCACAGATGGTCACCCTGGGCAGCATTGCCGTAAAGGAACCGGATACGTTCGGCCGATGGATGGAGGTTTATGGCAGTGAACGGATTATCCTGGGAGCGGATGCCAAGGACGGAAAAATCGCCGTGAACGGCTGGCTGGAATGTAGCCGGATGGAACTGATGCCGTTCCTCGACGAATACATCCGAAAAGGGGTCACGAAAGTGCTCTGTACGGACATCTCCCGCGACGGCATGCTCAACGGACCGTCCATCCACTTGTACAAGGAAATTATCCAGGCTTATCCCGACCTGCACCTGATTGCCAGCGGAGGTATCAGCGGCATGAAGGACATTGAAGCACTGGAAGAGGCCGGCATCCCGGCGGTGGTATTCGGAAAGGCTTTTTACGAGGGGCGCATCACCCTGCAGGATTTAAAGGCTTTCCTTCCTTAA
- the hisH gene encoding imidazole glycerol phosphate synthase subunit HisH has product MKIAIIKYNAGNLFSVDCALKRLGVEPIITHDKETLLSADKVIFPGVGEARTTMNYLKGCGLDLLIKDLKQPVLGICLGMQLLCRHSEEGDVDCLGIFDADVKKFQPTHPEDKVPHMGWNTLSHLRSPLFQGLKEEEFVYFVHSFYVPVNEFTAATTEYITPFSAALHKDNFYATQFHPEKSGKVGECILRNFLNL; this is encoded by the coding sequence ATGAAAATCGCCATCATAAAATACAATGCCGGCAACCTTTTTTCAGTAGACTGTGCCTTGAAACGTCTGGGTGTGGAACCCATCATCACCCACGACAAGGAAACGCTGCTCAGTGCCGACAAGGTCATCTTTCCGGGAGTGGGCGAAGCGCGCACTACCATGAATTACTTGAAAGGATGCGGACTGGACCTCCTCATCAAGGACCTCAAGCAACCGGTTCTGGGTATCTGCCTGGGCATGCAGCTGCTCTGCCGCCATTCCGAGGAAGGAGACGTCGACTGTCTGGGCATCTTCGACGCGGATGTGAAGAAATTCCAACCAACCCATCCGGAGGACAAAGTGCCCCACATGGGATGGAACACACTTTCGCATCTCCGCAGTCCGCTGTTCCAAGGACTCAAGGAGGAAGAATTCGTGTATTTCGTCCATAGTTTCTATGTGCCGGTCAACGAGTTTACGGCGGCTACTACGGAATATATCACTCCGTTCAGTGCAGCACTGCACAAGGACAACTTCTATGCCACCCAGTTTCATCCGGAAAAGAGTGGAAAGGTGGGCGAATGTATCCTGCGCAACTTCCTGAATCTTTAA
- a CDS encoding IS66 family transposase encodes MIQQDTMEQIIRSQQEQIAGLLEANRSLVESNGKLLEQTDALQRKIQELLSQIAWLNRQLFGRRSEKLAALDPNQLSLFDPVPVTGQSEDIREEDSSAAVPSKVKPDGKKKESRRNRELLEGLPVVEVVIEPDRVDLDRYRRIGEERTRTLEFEPGRLYVKETVRPKYGLKDNLSLPKEGESGVIIAPLPPSPVYKCLAGSTMLAEMLLQKYEYHVPFYRQVKEFRHLGVRLSESTLSGWFKPVCELLRPLYDELVRLVVGCGYVQADETTVRVISKGKGKADKEYLWMVRAVMEKLVIFHYDDGSRSGQTIRKLLKDFKGYLQSDGYSAYNVFEGTEGVCLIACLAHIRRHFEMALEENRGLAEHALKIIQEIYRTEHFADSRKYTPEERRELRNRQSAPLLDSFEKWMESTYIKVPPKSRMGQAISYAYPLWPRMKACLKDGNIKIDNNLAENAIRPLTLSRKNFLFCGNHGAAENTAVICSLLATCKSQEVNPREWLNDVIARLPYYQKKDSGKDIRELLPDVWKLKKSNENPIEV; translated from the coding sequence ATGATTCAGCAGGATACAATGGAACAGATAATCAGGAGTCAGCAGGAGCAGATAGCCGGTCTCCTGGAGGCCAACCGTTCCCTTGTCGAATCCAACGGGAAACTGCTGGAACAGACGGATGCGCTGCAACGGAAGATACAGGAACTGCTCTCACAGATAGCATGGCTGAACCGTCAGCTTTTCGGGCGGAGAAGTGAGAAGCTGGCAGCCCTGGATCCCAACCAGCTTTCCCTGTTCGATCCCGTTCCTGTAACCGGACAGAGTGAAGACATCCGGGAAGAGGACAGCAGCGCAGCGGTTCCTTCAAAAGTAAAGCCCGATGGAAAGAAGAAGGAATCCCGGCGTAACCGCGAACTCCTGGAGGGACTGCCGGTAGTTGAAGTGGTGATTGAACCCGATCGGGTGGATTTGGACCGTTACAGACGGATCGGCGAGGAACGTACCCGTACGCTGGAATTTGAACCGGGCAGGCTGTATGTAAAGGAGACTGTCCGTCCCAAATATGGACTGAAAGACAACCTGAGTCTTCCCAAGGAAGGTGAAAGCGGCGTAATCATTGCTCCGCTTCCACCTTCTCCTGTTTACAAATGTCTGGCCGGTTCCACCATGCTGGCCGAAATGCTCCTGCAGAAATACGAATATCACGTTCCATTCTACAGGCAGGTCAAGGAGTTCCGCCATCTGGGTGTCCGTCTTTCCGAAAGCACATTGAGCGGCTGGTTCAAGCCTGTGTGTGAACTGCTGAGACCACTTTATGACGAGCTGGTCCGGCTGGTTGTCGGCTGCGGATATGTTCAGGCGGACGAGACCACTGTAAGGGTGATCAGCAAGGGAAAGGGGAAGGCCGACAAGGAGTATCTGTGGATGGTCAGGGCGGTCATGGAAAAGCTGGTCATCTTCCATTACGATGACGGCTCCCGTTCGGGACAGACGATAAGGAAACTGCTGAAGGACTTCAAGGGATATCTGCAGAGTGACGGTTACAGTGCCTACAATGTATTTGAAGGTACTGAAGGAGTGTGCCTCATAGCCTGCCTGGCCCATATCAGACGTCATTTTGAGATGGCTCTGGAGGAAAACAGAGGTCTGGCGGAGCATGCCTTGAAAATAATACAGGAGATTTATCGGACAGAGCACTTTGCCGACTCCCGGAAATATACGCCGGAAGAACGGCGTGAACTGCGGAACCGTCAGTCCGCCCCCCTGCTGGATTCCTTTGAAAAGTGGATGGAAAGCACATATATCAAGGTTCCGCCCAAAAGCCGGATGGGACAGGCCATCTCCTATGCGTATCCGTTATGGCCCAGAATGAAGGCCTGTCTCAAAGACGGCAATATAAAGATAGACAATAATCTGGCCGAAAATGCGATACGTCCTCTGACGCTCTCAAGAAAGAACTTCCTCTTTTGTGGGAATCATGGGGCTGCGGAAAATACAGCGGTCATCTGTTCATTGCTTGCCACCTGCAAGTCACAGGAAGTCAATCCAAGAGAATGGCTGAATGATGTCATTGCCAGGCTTCCATATTATCAGAAAAAAGACTCCGGCAAAGATATCCGGGAACTGCTTCCGGATGTCTGGAAGTTGAAGAAGTCCAACGAAAATCCAATTGAAGTCTAA
- the tnpB gene encoding IS66 family insertion sequence element accessory protein TnpB (TnpB, as the term is used for proteins encoded by IS66 family insertion elements, is considered an accessory protein, since TnpC, encoded by a neighboring gene, is a DDE family transposase.) encodes MFCLNDTMRYFLCPGKTDMRKGINSLCGVVHDRMGHDVRLGDVFIFINRNRTTMKLLHAEDGGMVLYVKRLEEGTFRLPAYDSRSRSYPMEWRDLVMMVEGISDNPNERLKRLKASRKDGFY; translated from the coding sequence ATGTTCTGTCTGAATGATACCATGCGCTATTTCCTGTGTCCCGGAAAGACGGACATGCGCAAGGGGATCAATTCTCTGTGCGGAGTGGTTCACGACCGGATGGGACATGACGTCCGTCTGGGCGATGTCTTCATCTTCATAAACAGAAACAGGACCACCATGAAGCTCCTCCATGCTGAAGACGGCGGCATGGTATTGTATGTGAAACGTCTGGAAGAGGGCACGTTCCGGCTGCCGGCCTACGATAGCCGAAGCAGGTCTTATCCGATGGAATGGCGCGACCTGGTCATGATGGTGGAAGGAATCAGTGACAATCCGAACGAGAGGCTGAAAAGGTTGAAAGCCAGTAGAAAGGATGGCTTCTATTGA
- a CDS encoding IS66 family insertion sequence element accessory protein TnpB, with translation MKRIMSKEEFLSVYERQQASGLTIKDFCENEAYSSSCFHYWKKKFGLGRTYTSHPDKLPDDTFIPLDLRRRDNLPSGSGGDVTIELPSGIRIHLDSHGNPELTFGLIHKLCGHVLSE, from the coding sequence ATGAAACGAATAATGAGTAAAGAAGAGTTCCTGTCCGTTTATGAAAGACAACAGGCCAGTGGCCTGACTATAAAAGATTTCTGTGAGAATGAGGCGTATTCATCCTCCTGTTTCCATTATTGGAAGAAGAAATTCGGCCTGGGCCGTACTTACACCAGCCATCCGGACAAGCTTCCCGATGATACGTTCATTCCATTGGATCTGCGTCGCAGGGACAATCTCCCGTCAGGGTCGGGTGGCGACGTAACAATAGAGCTTCCTTCCGGAATCAGGATCCACCTTGACAGCCATGGAAACCCTGAACTGACATTTGGATTGATACACAAATTATGCGGCCATGTTCTGTCTGAATGA
- the tnpB gene encoding IS66 family insertion sequence element accessory protein TnpB (TnpB, as the term is used for proteins encoded by IS66 family insertion elements, is considered an accessory protein, since TnpC, encoded by a neighboring gene, is a DDE family transposase.), which translates to MFSLNDSMRYLLYNRPTDMRKSFHTLSGIITDAMGQDPSNGNVYIFINRARDRIKLLHWEPGGMVLYSKLLEAGTLGKPDSANDNEVCTNIEWRELVMIVEGIMEARDSRRTRLEDLQKLRK; encoded by the coding sequence ATGTTCAGCCTTAATGACAGTATGCGCTATCTGTTGTATAACCGCCCGACTGATATGCGCAAAAGCTTTCATACTCTCAGCGGTATCATTACCGACGCCATGGGTCAGGACCCCAGCAACGGCAACGTATATATCTTCATAAACCGTGCCCGTGACCGCATAAAGCTCCTGCATTGGGAGCCGGGCGGCATGGTGCTGTATTCCAAACTTCTGGAAGCCGGTACCTTAGGCAAGCCTGATTCTGCCAACGACAATGAGGTCTGTACAAATATAGAATGGCGGGAACTTGTCATGATTGTGGAGGGTATCATGGAAGCCCGCGACTCCCGTCGCACGAGACTTGAAGACCTGCAGAAACTTCGAAAATAG